A region of the Planktothrix tepida PCC 9214 genome:
GACTATTAAGACGCTTAATTTTTGTCTTTAATTCGTCAAGGGTTAAATCAACTTGAACCATGTCAGTTACCAGTTATCAGTTAACAGTTATCAGTTACCAGTTATCAGTTACCAGTTATCAAATGTCATGAAATAGTTTGTTGTATTGGGTTTTTCTTCAAAAACTTATCAACCTTCACTGATGACTGATAACTGATAACTGAACACTGATTTCAAGCGTTAGTGACTTCTCGATATTTAGTCGCTAATTCAACAGCAGATTTCGTCAGTTTTTCGCCTTCTGCTGCTAATTTTTCCATAGATTCATAGCCAAAACGTTGAGCATCTCTGAGGGTTTTAGAAACGACTAAAAGATGACCGGAAAAAATTAATGCCCAACCGAATCCTTCATGGCTTAAGTTAATCACAACTTGGCATAATAATCCAGTTTCTTGTTCTACTAAAGTTGCGATCGCCCGATAAAACGCAGTAATTCTTAATTGGGTGATGGGTTCTACATCCCCTTCTACAGAAATTTTACGTTTTTGTTCTTTCGTTAAAATTAAGGGTTTCAGAATTAATTCATCTGACCAACTCCGATAAACGCCCATACTATCTTGAGCCCGAATTTGGCGAACTAATTCTTTCAAAAATGGAGTGTTTGTGATGGATATGATGGTTTCTGTTGTCATTGTTATTTTCTCCTGTGTTGTGTTGGATATTGCAAGTCAAGTCGAGGTTGTTCTATTTTAGGGTAGGGGTTAGATTGCCCAACCCTCTAGGGATCTGGGTTGGATAACCCAACCCCTACCGTTATTTTTCATCCCTCAAAAAAGCTTAATGTCTAATTATTCCTCCTCGAAATCCTCAAACGTTTTTTCCTT
Encoded here:
- a CDS encoding NifX-associated nitrogen fixation protein → MTTETIISITNTPFLKELVRQIRAQDSMGVYRSWSDELILKPLILTKEQKRKISVEGDVEPITQLRITAFYRAIATLVEQETGLLCQVVINLSHEGFGWALIFSGHLLVVSKTLRDAQRFGYESMEKLAAEGEKLTKSAVELATKYREVTNA